The following coding sequences are from one Streptomyces sp. NBC_01294 window:
- a CDS encoding acetylornithine transaminase codes for MTKGTGNQEYGARWQGALTNNYGTPAIALVRGEGAQVWDADGTQYTDFVGGIAVNALGHAHPAIVEAVTGQITTLGHVSNLFISEPVVALGERLLQLDGRPGKVFFCNSGAEAIEAAFKIGRLTGRTHMVATDGGFHGRTMGALALTGQPKKQAPFLPLPGEVTHVPFGDADALRAAVTEETALVVIEPIQGENGVVVPPAGYLTAAREITRATGTLLVLDEVQTGIGRCGQWFEHQAHEGVDPDLVTLAKGLGGGLPIGAVAVFGAAADLLQPGQHGTTFGGNPVACAAGLAVIDTIATDGLLDQVKALGERLRSGIESTGHALVSHVRGAGLLLGIVLTEPLAAQVQQAAQDAGFLVNAPAPDVVRLMPPYVLTEAEVDAFLRVLPGILDAANGDGSGE; via the coding sequence ATGACGAAGGGCACCGGCAACCAGGAATACGGCGCGCGCTGGCAGGGTGCGCTGACCAACAACTACGGCACCCCCGCCATCGCCCTCGTCCGCGGTGAGGGCGCCCAGGTGTGGGACGCCGACGGCACGCAGTACACCGACTTCGTCGGCGGCATCGCGGTCAACGCGCTCGGCCACGCGCACCCGGCGATCGTCGAGGCGGTGACCGGCCAGATCACCACGCTCGGCCACGTCTCCAACCTCTTCATCTCCGAGCCGGTCGTCGCGCTCGGCGAGCGGCTGCTCCAGCTCGATGGCCGCCCCGGCAAGGTCTTCTTCTGCAACTCCGGCGCCGAGGCCATCGAGGCCGCCTTCAAGATCGGCCGGCTGACGGGGCGGACCCACATGGTCGCCACCGACGGCGGCTTCCACGGCCGGACCATGGGCGCCCTCGCGCTCACCGGCCAGCCGAAGAAGCAGGCCCCCTTCCTGCCTCTGCCGGGCGAGGTCACGCACGTCCCGTTCGGTGACGCCGATGCCCTGCGGGCCGCCGTCACCGAGGAGACCGCGCTCGTCGTCATCGAACCGATCCAGGGCGAGAACGGCGTCGTCGTGCCCCCCGCCGGATACCTGACGGCCGCCCGCGAGATCACCCGGGCCACCGGCACCCTGCTCGTCCTCGACGAGGTCCAGACCGGCATCGGCCGGTGCGGCCAGTGGTTCGAGCACCAGGCCCACGAGGGGGTCGACCCCGACCTCGTCACCCTCGCCAAGGGGCTGGGCGGCGGACTGCCGATCGGCGCGGTGGCCGTCTTCGGCGCCGCGGCCGACCTGCTCCAGCCCGGCCAGCACGGCACCACCTTCGGCGGGAACCCGGTCGCCTGCGCCGCCGGCCTCGCCGTCATCGACACCATCGCCACCGACGGCCTGCTCGACCAGGTCAAGGCGCTGGGCGAGCGGCTGCGCTCCGGGATCGAGTCCACGGGCCATGCCCTGGTCTCCCACGTCCGGGGCGCCGGACTACTGCTGGGTATCGTGCTGACCGAGCCGCTCGCCGCGCAGGTGCAGCAGGCGGCTCAGGACGCCGGCTTCCTGGTCAACGCGCCCGCCCCCGACGTCGTCCGGCTGATGCCCCCGTACGTACTCACCGAGGCCGAGGTGGACGCGTTCCTCCGGGTACTGCCCGGCATCCTCGACGCAGCCAACGGGGACGGATCCGGAGAATGA
- a CDS encoding L,D-transpeptidase: MRTALVTGSLIVTALLPQGPAPLPARLADTGGGSQLITAVAPAPGSTTGRVTWWDRWAGGWHEAGSAPARFGANGLTDGATREQGTSTTPTGLYELPYAFGIRRAPAGTEYGYRRVTGDSWWCQDNASADYNRWVEPLPADCAPGEAEHLVTYEKQYAHALLIAFNYDRPVRGRGAGIFLHVNGKGATAGCVSVPERAMRAILRWADPRRRPHIAIGTQEGPLAVTRY; encoded by the coding sequence CTGCGTACCGCTCTCGTCACCGGCTCACTGATCGTCACCGCCCTGCTCCCACAGGGCCCCGCGCCGCTGCCCGCCCGTCTCGCCGACACCGGCGGCGGCAGTCAGCTGATCACCGCCGTCGCGCCCGCGCCCGGCTCCACGACCGGCCGGGTGACCTGGTGGGACCGGTGGGCGGGCGGCTGGCACGAGGCCGGCAGCGCGCCCGCCCGTTTCGGTGCGAACGGCCTCACCGACGGCGCGACCCGGGAGCAGGGCACCAGCACCACGCCGACGGGCCTGTACGAACTCCCGTACGCCTTCGGGATCCGGCGGGCGCCGGCCGGGACGGAGTACGGCTACCGCCGGGTGACGGGCGACTCCTGGTGGTGCCAGGACAACGCGTCCGCCGATTACAACCGCTGGGTGGAGCCGCTGCCCGCGGACTGCGCGCCGGGCGAGGCCGAGCACCTGGTGACGTACGAGAAGCAGTACGCGCACGCGCTGCTCATCGCCTTCAACTACGACCGGCCCGTACGCGGCCGGGGCGCCGGGATCTTCCTGCACGTCAACGGCAAGGGGGCGACGGCCGGTTGCGTGTCGGTGCCCGAGCGTGCCATGCGGGCGATCCTGCGCTGGGCGGACCCGCGCCGGCGCCCGCACATCGCGATCGGCACGCAGGAGGGTCCGCTCGCCGTCACCCGCTACTAG
- a CDS encoding arginine repressor gives MSQSQDNEHGGQAVPQTRTARHRRIVDILNRQPVRSQSQLAKLLADDGLSVTQATLSRDLDELGAVKIRNTGGELIYAVPSEGGFRTPQAPLGESAKEERMRRLSGELLISAEASANLVVLRTPPGAAQFLASAIDQAELREILGTIAGDDTLMLISRDPAGGQALADHLLRLAQKES, from the coding sequence ATGAGCCAGTCGCAGGACAACGAGCACGGCGGACAGGCCGTCCCGCAGACCCGCACCGCGCGTCACCGCCGGATCGTGGACATCCTCAACCGGCAGCCGGTCCGCTCCCAGAGCCAGCTCGCCAAGCTGCTCGCCGACGACGGGCTGAGCGTCACCCAGGCGACGCTCTCCCGCGACCTCGACGAGCTGGGCGCGGTGAAGATCCGCAACACCGGCGGAGAGCTGATCTACGCGGTACCCAGCGAGGGCGGCTTCCGCACCCCGCAGGCGCCGCTCGGCGAGTCCGCGAAGGAGGAGCGCATGCGGCGCCTCTCCGGGGAGCTGCTGATCTCCGCGGAGGCCTCGGCGAACCTCGTGGTCCTGCGCACCCCGCCGGGTGCGGCGCAGTTCCTCGCCTCGGCGATCGACCAGGCCGAGCTCCGCGAGATCCTCGGCACGATCGCCGGCGACGACACCCTGATGCTGATCAGCCGCGACCCGGCGGGCGGCCAGGCCCTCGCCGACCACCTCCTGCGCCTGGCGCAGAAGGAGAGCTGA